A region of the Gammaproteobacteria bacterium genome:
TTGCCAGTGCATAAAATCGTGCAGATCACCGTGCTTTTTGATGATCTCCGTACCCGGGCGCAGCATCAAATGAAAGGTGTTGCCCAAAATAATCTGCGCACCCAACCCCGTCAGCTCTTCGGCGGTCATCGCCTTGACCGTTCCGTAGGTACCCACGGGCATAAACGCTGGGGTCTCCACCGTACCGCGAGGAAAATTCAAACGCCCACGACGCGCATCACCGTCCTTGCCCAGCAGTTCAAAAGTCATAAACGAATCGTTATTGGCCGAGTCAGCCTTATTCGAAGCATCACACATAATTTTTATTGCCCCACTGCGCTTTATTGGGCAGCAGAAACATCGCATCCCCATAACTGAAAAAACGGTAGCCCTCAGCCACCGCGTGTTGATAGGCCGCCATCGCACGCTCATAACCAGCAAACGCGCAAACCAACATCAACAAGGTCGATTGCGACAGATGAAAATTGGTGATCAAAGCATCAACGCTGTGAAAAACCACACCTGGGGTCAAAAAGAGTTGAGTCTCGCCAGCAAAGGGGATTAACTCCCCCGACTGCGAGGCGCTCTCCAGAGAACGCACCACCGTGGTGCCCACCGCCACCACTCGACCGCCCTTGGCGCGAGTCTGCTTGACTTGATCACAAACCTGCTGCGACACCTCTAAATATTCCGAATGCATCACATGTTCACTCAGATGTTCTGTACGCACCGGCTGAAACGTACCCGCCCCCACATGCAAGGTCACATAGGCCAGCTCAATTCCCTTCTGCTCGATCTGAGCTAAAAATTCGGCATCAAAGTGCAAACCCGCCGTGGGTGCAGCCACCGCGCCCGACTCCCGTGCATAGACGGTCTGATAACGGTGCAGATCCTCTGGGGCATCATCGCGTTCAATGTAAGGCGGCAGTGGAATGTGGCCGTGGCGATCCAAGGCATCAAGCAAGCTGCTCTCAGCGGGGAAAAACAGTTCAAACAACGCCCCCTGTCGCCCAAGCACTTCGGCATCCAGCGCGTTTTCCAACCGCAAAAGCGTACCGGCCTTGGGCGATTTACTGCACCGCAGATGACACAGTGCGCGCTGTGGATCAAGAATGCGTTCCACCAGCACCTCAACCTTACCGCCACTGGCTTTATACCCGTGCAAACGAGCGGGGATCACTTTGGTGTCGTTCAAGACCAGCAGGTCACCTGATTTGAGCTGCTCCAGCAGTTGAGAAAAAGAGCCATCAGAAGGCGTATCGTCACGCAAAATCAACAAACGACTGTCAGATCGCTGCGCCAGCGGGTGCTGGGCAATCAGTTCATCGGGTAGATCAAAGGAAAAATCGGAGGTTTTCATGGCGCGGCATGGTAGCAATTATTGCCATCAGCCGCGAGAGGAGAAAAAATAAATTCATTTAGCACTTGCCAAAAAAAGCACTTTACTATAAATTCGCCTCTCCCTTGCCGGGGTGGTGAAATTGGTAAACACAGGGGATTCAAAATCCCCCGACTTAACGGTCTTGTCGGTTCGAGTCCGACCCTCGGTACCAAATTTTGGTTTTGAGTCTTAACTCACTTCCTGCATAAAACACGCAATCTCATATTTATCCTCGCCCTCATCGGGCAAAGAATCACACCGTTGCACTCGTGCTTTGGCAATCAACGGCGGCGTAATCGGATTGGTTGGTTCTAAAATAAGCTCAATCAAATCATCCTCCTGATACGACTGATTCGCCCAAAACATCAAACCGTTGCCACTCAGATTTTTCACCACACCCCAGCTCTGACCCTCAATTTTTTCACTTTTAATTCGCATCGGACAATCAATTTGCATCCGAATAAAATTTCTCTTTTCATCAGTCTCAATGCTCATTTCTCACCTATCTCCAATTTTAATGTATTCAACGCAGTTGCTCTAGCAACATGCACTCCACTCTCTTGGCGGGAGATCTGCATAGCAGTTCACATGAAAACACAATACGTCCTGCTCTTATTCCTG
Encoded here:
- a CDS encoding PilZ domain-containing protein, which encodes MSIETDEKRNFIRMQIDCPMRIKSEKIEGQSWGVVKNLSGNGLMFWANQSYQEDDLIELILEPTNPITPPLIAKARVQRCDSLPDEGEDKYEIACFMQEVS
- the queA gene encoding tRNA preQ1(34) S-adenosylmethionine ribosyltransferase-isomerase QueA; this translates as MKTSDFSFDLPDELIAQHPLAQRSDSRLLILRDDTPSDGSFSQLLEQLKSGDLLVLNDTKVIPARLHGYKASGGKVEVLVERILDPQRALCHLRCSKSPKAGTLLRLENALDAEVLGRQGALFELFFPAESSLLDALDRHGHIPLPPYIERDDAPEDLHRYQTVYARESGAVAAPTAGLHFDAEFLAQIEQKGIELAYVTLHVGAGTFQPVRTEHLSEHVMHSEYLEVSQQVCDQVKQTRAKGGRVVAVGTTVVRSLESASQSGELIPFAGETQLFLTPGVVFHSVDALITNFHLSQSTLLMLVCAFAGYERAMAAYQHAVAEGYRFFSYGDAMFLLPNKAQWGNKNYV